A region from the Deltaproteobacteria bacterium genome encodes:
- a CDS encoding DUF4215 domain-containing protein — protein sequence MRSNRALFAVLVSCSLIVVGCAEETLQGVEFVCQSDAECNDQDPCTQDSCAADGFSCKNLSLEDGDICDGGSFAGICLAGACGESICGDGYVDDRLNPAEQCDDGNTLDDDGCAADCTHDAPDLIIDFPNRGETFDGDTTLTVLGRVDDKGVGVDALYVNGETVEVKVDGSFEHEMSSVQGLNKIDARVLSLGGKEDTATRGYYYSTQWWDAPLVEEEAMAGLGDRIEFRLGQEAFDDFDHPCSTVDGVYVCDEVDDLATVGEIILNDLSVDDFGGSIGLYEEELELLNQTIPMSLPPIEIEGVGTITLSGDIGLFGGVVMKSEVIELDMNEVGLRLEARDGGLDADVSIDSNVEGPGFTATVRTSATVNIEARFTNVSAVLETSFITLNSLDLVCLFIPPGPPFNTICPATAGGPLAPLGALEPDPTAWVDSGLAIERMLMETGFNIQTTEVGSVDVQLVNGTIDMLGGQVDLTPVQDIQIDLGGVSILGGLEVFDLGQVDLSLLASGITVFTDGVLGLFLNDLQFLLEPAVNLLLLNPSDPLSVGDVVEDFIMGMSTSGPLALGASLEAGLPSPELTLDTQISSLSFRAPESGDLRTGGMFIGFETKTASERGTVREPLGSLVRSCEILEEDVWNSGYSMDAMKHLDVVNQGLFSAFWTGELSGSVPTSFAASAIENVAGLERITASLTPMTSPILNDCGGDLRLEWADMQVAGTMDENGVETDFTGFVSASIPVMVEVNLGVPELKVDPARAKSMIWEVTGGEASTEAPQVLPEGMEALCTNFALEYADAVITALPGVAFDLAAMFDIERGAAVVMEPALVETVQGVIKMAGQPMPDGVEPSN from the coding sequence ATGAGAAGTAATCGGGCTTTATTTGCAGTGCTGGTAAGTTGTTCCCTCATAGTCGTCGGTTGTGCAGAAGAGACGCTCCAAGGTGTTGAGTTTGTTTGCCAGAGCGATGCTGAATGTAACGATCAAGACCCATGTACTCAGGACTCATGTGCCGCTGACGGCTTCAGCTGTAAGAACCTTTCTTTAGAAGACGGTGACATCTGCGACGGGGGCTCATTTGCTGGGATTTGTTTGGCCGGAGCCTGTGGAGAGTCCATTTGCGGTGATGGTTATGTCGATGACCGACTCAACCCCGCCGAGCAGTGCGATGATGGTAATACCCTTGATGATGATGGCTGTGCTGCGGACTGTACGCATGATGCTCCTGATTTAATCATCGATTTCCCTAATCGCGGTGAAACATTTGATGGCGATACGACTCTAACTGTTTTGGGACGTGTGGATGATAAAGGTGTCGGAGTCGATGCTCTTTACGTGAATGGTGAAACGGTTGAAGTAAAAGTGGACGGTTCATTTGAGCACGAGATGTCATCTGTACAAGGTCTTAATAAAATCGATGCTCGTGTTTTAAGCCTCGGCGGTAAAGAAGACACGGCGACCCGTGGTTATTATTACTCGACTCAGTGGTGGGATGCACCTCTGGTAGAAGAGGAAGCAATGGCTGGACTTGGTGACCGAATTGAATTTCGCCTTGGCCAAGAAGCATTCGATGATTTTGACCACCCATGCTCTACCGTAGATGGCGTTTACGTCTGTGACGAAGTAGACGATCTGGCAACTGTTGGTGAAATTATCCTAAACGATTTAAGCGTCGATGATTTTGGTGGTTCGATTGGACTCTATGAGGAAGAACTCGAGTTACTCAACCAAACGATTCCTATGTCTCTGCCTCCAATTGAGATTGAAGGTGTCGGCACAATTACACTCTCTGGTGACATCGGACTTTTCGGCGGCGTAGTCATGAAGAGTGAAGTGATTGAACTGGACATGAACGAAGTTGGACTGCGCTTAGAGGCACGCGATGGCGGACTTGATGCCGATGTATCGATTGACTCGAATGTTGAAGGACCAGGTTTCACGGCAACTGTGCGCACAAGTGCTACTGTGAACATCGAAGCTCGATTTACCAACGTGAGCGCGGTTTTAGAAACCAGCTTCATCACGCTTAATTCACTCGACTTGGTTTGCTTGTTTATCCCGCCAGGGCCACCATTCAACACAATTTGCCCCGCTACTGCAGGCGGCCCACTTGCACCTCTAGGAGCATTGGAGCCAGATCCTACAGCGTGGGTTGATTCAGGCTTAGCCATTGAGCGGATGCTTATGGAAACAGGTTTTAATATTCAAACGACTGAAGTTGGTTCAGTTGATGTTCAGCTCGTAAACGGGACCATCGATATGCTGGGTGGGCAAGTGGACTTGACGCCAGTTCAAGATATCCAGATTGACCTCGGTGGCGTATCCATTTTGGGCGGACTCGAAGTTTTTGACTTAGGTCAGGTAGACCTTAGTCTCTTAGCTTCTGGAATCACGGTTTTTACAGACGGCGTCTTAGGGCTGTTTTTAAACGACCTTCAATTTCTCTTGGAACCAGCGGTCAACCTCCTACTTTTAAACCCATCAGATCCACTTAGTGTCGGTGATGTAGTTGAAGATTTTATTATGGGAATGTCTACATCAGGTCCATTGGCCTTGGGTGCAAGTCTGGAAGCAGGTTTACCGAGTCCAGAGCTGACCTTAGATACCCAGATATCTTCTCTGTCTTTTAGGGCACCGGAGAGCGGCGACCTACGCACCGGTGGAATGTTTATTGGATTCGAAACGAAAACAGCTTCTGAGCGTGGGACGGTGCGAGAGCCTTTAGGCTCGCTGGTGCGGTCATGCGAAATACTTGAAGAAGATGTCTGGAACTCGGGTTACTCGATGGATGCGATGAAGCACTTAGATGTTGTGAACCAGGGCCTCTTCAGTGCCTTTTGGACAGGTGAACTTAGTGGCTCGGTGCCTACTTCGTTCGCTGCTTCGGCGATTGAAAATGTAGCGGGGCTTGAGCGCATAACTGCATCGTTAACTCCAATGACCTCGCCAATCTTAAATGATTGCGGCGGTGATTTAAGACTGGAGTGGGCCGACATGCAGGTAGCAGGAACCATGGATGAAAATGGTGTTGAAACTGATTTCACCGGTTTTGTTTCTGCCAGTATCCCCGTCATGGTTGAGGTAAACTTGGGCGTGCCTGAGCTTAAGGTCGACCCGGCAAGAGCCAAATCAATGATCTGGGAAGTAACCGGTGGAGAAGCCAGTACAGAGGCGCCGCAGGTTTTACCTGAAGGTATGGAAGCGCTGTGTACGAACTTTGCGCTGGAGTATGCAGATGCAGTGATTACGGCTTTACCAGGTGTGGCGTTTGACTTAGCAGCAATGTTTGACATCGAGCGCGGCGCGGCGGTTGTGATGGAACCAGCTCTCGTTGAAACCGTACAAGGCGTTATTAAGATGGCAGGGCAGCCAATGCCTGATGGAGTGGAGCCATCTAACTAA
- a CDS encoding SDR family NAD(P)-dependent oxidoreductase, which produces MAIDCNEHVVWITGGGSGIGKALAKEFLDRGAKVAISGRRLEKLQETAAELSSDSQSVLSVVCDVTDSEAVKKSVAEVVGHFGKLDIVVANAGFGVAGKFEKISPEQWKGQFDTNVLGVVHTLQAALPEIEKTNGRLAVVSSVMGKIAMSKSSPYVSSKFALVGLCRSLQLELHGSGVTLTNLLPGLVSSEINQVDNNGVFHPDREDRRPSKLMWRADKAAKVMATAIMRRKREYTFTGHGVFLASLGQHTPGLLHWAMTRFVKVERP; this is translated from the coding sequence ATGGCTATAGACTGTAATGAGCACGTAGTGTGGATAACTGGCGGTGGTTCTGGAATTGGTAAGGCTTTGGCCAAGGAGTTTTTAGACCGCGGAGCGAAAGTTGCGATCTCTGGTCGAAGGCTGGAAAAACTTCAGGAGACCGCGGCGGAATTAAGCAGTGATTCCCAGAGCGTTCTGTCCGTAGTTTGTGACGTGACCGATTCCGAGGCGGTTAAAAAGTCGGTGGCTGAAGTCGTCGGGCATTTTGGCAAGCTTGATATTGTGGTTGCGAACGCTGGTTTTGGTGTCGCTGGCAAGTTTGAAAAAATCAGTCCCGAACAGTGGAAGGGACAATTTGATACCAATGTGCTTGGCGTTGTTCATACGCTCCAGGCGGCATTGCCTGAGATTGAGAAAACGAATGGGCGCTTGGCTGTTGTATCGAGTGTCATGGGCAAAATCGCGATGTCTAAGTCCTCGCCGTATGTCTCATCAAAATTTGCATTGGTTGGTCTTTGCCGCTCACTTCAGCTTGAGCTGCATGGTAGCGGTGTAACGCTTACCAACTTACTCCCAGGTTTGGTTTCAAGTGAAATCAATCAAGTCGATAACAACGGAGTATTTCACCCGGATCGAGAAGACCGCCGGCCCAGCAAGTTGATGTGGCGTGCTGACAAAGCTGCCAAAGTGATGGCGACGGCGATTATGCGAAGAAAGCGTGAATATACATTTACGGGTCACGGTGTTTTTCTAGCCTCTTTGGGGCAGCATACACCCGGTTTGTTACATTGGGCGATGACACGTTTCGTGAAGGTTGAGCGACCTTAA